In a single window of the Daphnia carinata strain CSIRO-1 chromosome 4, CSIRO_AGI_Dcar_HiC_V3, whole genome shotgun sequence genome:
- the LOC130695291 gene encoding putative protein kinase C delta type homolog isoform X4 has product MMFTGSHAAKKRSSSSTSHKQRQFLSQERQHPGAIAERSVDRTRLSCQELKLRPTGRLNVQVRHFRESDGPVLDGDDFSLGGGGITRRRGAIKHHKVHEVKGHKFVAKFFRQPTFCAFCRDFLWGFGKQGYQCQICQCAVHKKCHDKILGKCPGSGKESQNTIYLRERFKIDVPHRFRVHNYMSPTFCDHCGSLLYGLFRQGLKCEVCNVNCHKKCERHMPNLCGVNQKLLAEALSSVKRGSSNKSPPTSVKSESSSKTKKSTKNSQSTIRSSEDTTSGGSTSSADEDDSTDSDSDGRTGKRPGVTGVGGSGSSNATTSSTSLSSVPARCEPPIKTKPKFRKYGYDDFQLVKVLGKGSFGKVMLAELKGTGSYFAIKCLKKDVVLEDDDVECTMIERKVLALGTKHPYLCHLFCTFQTESHLFFVMEYLNGGDLMFHIQQSGRFEQDRARFYAAEIVSGLKFLHKKGIVYRDLKLDNILLDYEGHVRIADFGMCKLQIYLDRTADTFCGTPDYMAPEIIKGLKYNQCVDWWSFGVLLYEMVVGQSPFNGCDEDELFWCICNEQAYYPRFLAKETKAVLVLLLEKDPQKRLGTSGCTAGDIVDQPFFKTINWDKLDRKEIEPPFKPRVRHILDVQYFDSAFTIEKPQLTPVDKDILASMDQTQFRGFSYTNPNTTD; this is encoded by the exons TTGAAGCTTCGACCTACCGGCCGCCTCAATGTCCAGGTGCGACACTTCCGCGAAAGTGATG GTCCCGTGTTGGACGGTGATGACTTCAGCCTGGGCGGCGGCGGAATTACACGCCGTCGTGGAGCCATCAAACACCACAAAGTCCATGAGGTCAAGGGTCACAAATTTGTCGCGAAGTTCTTCCGTCAGCCGACCTTTTGTGCCTTTTGCCGGGATTTCCTATG GGGGTTCGGTAAGCAGGGCTACCAATGTCAAA TTTGCCAATGTGCTGTGCACAAGAAGTGCCACGACAAGATACTTGGAAAATGCCCTGGCTCCGGCAAAGAATCCCAAAACACCATC TACCTGCGAGAGCGGTTCAAGATCGACGTGCCGCATCGTTTCCGCGTGCACAACTACATGTCGCCCACCTTTTGCGATCATTGCGGATCGCTACTCTACGGCCTATTCCGGCAAGGACTAAAATGTGAAG TCTGCAATGTCAACTGCCACAAGAAATGCGAGCGGCATATGCCAAACCTGTGCGGCGTCAACCAGAAACTCTTGGCCGAGGCTCTTTCTTCAGTCAAACGAG GTAGCAGTAATAAGTCGCCACCGACATCGGTCAAGTCGGAGTCATCGTCGAAAACGAAGAAGTCGACCAAGAACTCGCAATCGACAATCCGCTCCAGTGAGGACACGACGTCCGGTGGCTCAACATCTTCAGCCGACGAGGACGACTCGACAGATTCGGACAGCGACGGACGTACGGGAAAACGGCCTGGCGTAACAGGGGTTGGAGGTAGCGGCAGTAGTAATGCGACAACCAGCAGCACGTCCTTGTCTTCGGTTCCAGCTCGTTGCGAACCGCCCATCAAGACCAAACCGAAATTCCGCAAGTACGGATACGACGATTTCCAGCTGGTCAAAGTCCTAGGCAAGGGAAGCTTTGGCAAG GTGATGCTGGCCGAACTGAAAGGTACCGGCTCTTACTTTGCCATTAAATGCCTGAAAAAAGATGTAGTGCTGGAAGACGACGATGTCGAGTGCACCATGATCGAGCGCAAAGTCCTGGCGCTCGGCACCAAACATCCCTATCTCTGCCACCTGTTCTGCACTTTCCAAACAGAG TCCCACCTGTTCTTTGTGATGGAGTATTTGAACGGGGGCGACTTGATGTTCCACATTCAGCAGAGCGGCCGATTCGAACAGGACAGAGCCCGGTTTTACGCGGCCGAAATCGTTTCCGGACTCAAATTCCTACACAAGAAAGGCATCGTCTACCG AGACCTGAAACTGGACAACATCCTTTTGGACTACGAGGGTCACGTCCGCATCGCCGATTTCGGCATGTGTAAACTGCAAATCTACCTGGATCGGACGGCAGACACTTTTTGCGGCACGCCCGACTACATGGCTCCCGAA ATCATTAAAGGTCTCAAGTACAACCAATGCGTTGATTGGTGGTCGTTCGGCGTCCTCCTGTACGAGATGGTGGTTGGACAATCGCCGTTTAATGGCTGCGATGAAGACGAACTCTTCTGGTGTATCTGTAACGAGCAGGCTTACTATCCTCGTTTCCTAGCCAAAGAAACTAAAGCCGTCCTTGTCCTG ctccTAGAAAAGGATCCTCAGAAACGATTGGGCACGTCGGGTTGCACAGCCGGTGACATTGTCGACCAGCCTTTTTTCAAGACCATCAACTGGGACAAACTGGACCGTAAAGAGATTGAACCGCCTTTCAAACCTAGAGTG CGGCACATCTTGGACGTCCAGTACTTTGACTCGGCTTTCACCATCGAGAAACCCCAGCTGACGCCAGTCGACAAGGACATCTTGGCATCTATGGACCAAACCCAGTTTCGGGGCTTTTCCTACACCAACCCAAACACCActgactga
- the LOC130695291 gene encoding uncharacterized protein LOC130695291 isoform X2, with product MAGRSYGYNFGSSSSPYSFSSNYNSGPSYHLTSSSGYGSSASRILSGFGSSSAVSSSFSSSFDLPRPKSFGIKPALHYHSPCRIIKSSYMPSISEGYTFNSRPTPPPSSPYRPLPSSTFSSTLIGSGGTGNRAASDASYRRMNVRNTANIDVVNRPPSRQDKQPRQTLNNNCSSSNRSEPYEASRPPAYSTPIQRDFTVGTLKRGRKVIRLQTNRLPSPETIAAEKPEEKKVERVCDEITSLDICEDKEDKSPKCKTAMRTYGGAERTALPVAPAVTASPPAEAMPSQKVALTPGEKMKKKYMLLSRKGPQKTIEPAIHHNRLAEPTPPVTAVADVCTVSPVSLPKQTSPEPPIRRPPPTNEIAVSSPVAIPAVRAVKASAPLPVKLVSPSKDSGLGSSPVVLIPPVYNPHYRDPKIKFLPRPQQICNVNCHKKCERHMPNLCGVNQKLLAEALSSVKRGSSNKSPPTSVKSESSSKTKKSTKNSQSTIRSSEDTTSGGSTSSADEDDSTDSDSDGRTGKRPGVTGVGGSGSSNATTSSTSLSSVPARCEPPIKTKPKFRKYGYDDFQLVKVLGKGSFGKVMLAELKGTGSYFAIKCLKKDVVLEDDDVECTMIERKVLALGTKHPYLCHLFCTFQTESHLFFVMEYLNGGDLMFHIQQSGRFEQDRARFYAAEIVSGLKFLHKKGIVYRDLKLDNVMLDAIGHVRLADMGMCRTDLNPQNPASTFCGTPDYIAPEIIKGLKYNQCVDWWSFGVLLYEMVVGQSPFNGCDEDELFWCICNEQAYYPRFLAKETKAVLVLLLEKDPQKRLGTSGCTAGDIVDQPFFKTINWDKLDRKEIEPPFKPRVRHILDVQYFDSAFTIEKPQLTPVDKDILASMDQTQFRGFSYTNPNTTD from the exons ATGGCCGGCCGTAGCTATGGCTATAATTTCGGCTCTTCTTCATCGCCGTATTCGTTCAGTTCGAATTACAACAGCGGGCCGTCTTACCATCTGACCTCTTCGTCTGGTTACGGATCTTCAGCCAGCCGGATCTTGTCCGGTTTCGGAAGCAGTTCGGCCGTTTCGTCTAGTTTCTCGTCATCGTTCGATCTTCCCCGACCGAAATCGTTTGGAATTAAACCGGCGTTGCATTACCACTCTCCTTGTCGCATCATCAAGTCGAGTTACATGCCCTCCATTTCGGAAGGCTACACTTTCAATTCACGACCAACACCGCCACCATCATCCCCGTACCGTCCTCTCCCGTCATCGACGTTTTCCTCGACGTTGATCGGGTCAGGTGGCACTGGAAACCGAGCTGCAAGTGACGCTAGTTACCGTCGAATGAACGTGCGTAACACGGCCAACATAGACGTGGTGAATCGTCCGCCATCGCGACAGGACAAACAGCCGCGTCAGACATTGAATAATAACTGTAGTAGCAGTAATCGATCAGAACCGTACGAGGCCTCGCGTCCGCCAGCCTACAGTACCCCGATCCAACGTGATTTTACGGTGGGCACGTTAAAGCGCGGCCGGAAGGTCATCCGCCTTCAAACGAATCGTCTGCCCAGTCCTGAAACGATCGCCGCAGAGAAGCCAGAAGAGAAGAAAGTCGAGCGAGTTTGCGATGAGATAACGAGCCTTGATATTTGCGAAGACAAGGAAGACAAGAGTCCAAAATGCAAAACAGCCATGCGAACGTACGGTGGGGCAGAACGCACAGCGTTGCCGGTAGCTCCGGCTGTGACGGCATCTCCTCCGGCGGAGGCGATGCCGTCACAGAAGGTGGCGTTGACCCCTGgtgaaaaaatgaagaagaaatatatgCTCTTATCAAGAAAAGGTCCTCAAAAGACGATCGAGCCGGCCATCCATCACAACCGATTGGCGGAACCTACTCCGCCCGTGACGGCAGTAGCTGATGTTTGCACCGTCAGTCCGGTTTCTTTGCCCAAGCAAACGTCACCCGAGCCGCCAATTCGTAGGCCTCCGCCAACCAATGAAATCGCAGTCTCATCTCCTGTAGCGATTCCAGCTGTACGCGCCGTCAAAGCTTCAGCTCCTTTACCGGTGAAGCTCGTGAGTCCCAGCAAAGATTCGGGATTGGGCTCATCACCGGTGGTCCTCATACCGCCAGTTTATAATCCGCACTATCGCGAtccgaaaatcaaatttcttcCACGTCCGCAACAAA TCTGCAATGTCAACTGCCACAAGAAATGCGAGCGGCATATGCCAAACCTGTGCGGCGTCAACCAGAAACTCTTGGCCGAGGCTCTTTCTTCAGTCAAACGAG GTAGCAGTAATAAGTCGCCACCGACATCGGTCAAGTCGGAGTCATCGTCGAAAACGAAGAAGTCGACCAAGAACTCGCAATCGACAATCCGCTCCAGTGAGGACACGACGTCCGGTGGCTCAACATCTTCAGCCGACGAGGACGACTCGACAGATTCGGACAGCGACGGACGTACGGGAAAACGGCCTGGCGTAACAGGGGTTGGAGGTAGCGGCAGTAGTAATGCGACAACCAGCAGCACGTCCTTGTCTTCGGTTCCAGCTCGTTGCGAACCGCCCATCAAGACCAAACCGAAATTCCGCAAGTACGGATACGACGATTTCCAGCTGGTCAAAGTCCTAGGCAAGGGAAGCTTTGGCAAG GTGATGCTGGCCGAACTGAAAGGTACCGGCTCTTACTTTGCCATTAAATGCCTGAAAAAAGATGTAGTGCTGGAAGACGACGATGTCGAGTGCACCATGATCGAGCGCAAAGTCCTGGCGCTCGGCACCAAACATCCCTATCTCTGCCACCTGTTCTGCACTTTCCAAACAGAG TCCCACCTGTTCTTTGTGATGGAGTATTTGAACGGGGGCGACTTGATGTTCCACATTCAGCAGAGCGGCCGATTCGAACAGGACAGAGCCCGGTTTTACGCGGCCGAAATCGTTTCCGGACTCAAATTCCTACACAAGAAAGGCATCGTCTACCG AGATTTGAAGCTTGACAACGTTATGCTGGACGCGATCGGTCATGTACGCTTGGCTGATATGGGCATGTGCCGCACGGACTTGAACCCCCAGAATCCCGCGTCGACCTTTTGCGGAACACCAGATTACATCGCACCTGAG ATCATTAAAGGTCTCAAGTACAACCAATGCGTTGATTGGTGGTCGTTCGGCGTCCTCCTGTACGAGATGGTGGTTGGACAATCGCCGTTTAATGGCTGCGATGAAGACGAACTCTTCTGGTGTATCTGTAACGAGCAGGCTTACTATCCTCGTTTCCTAGCCAAAGAAACTAAAGCCGTCCTTGTCCTG ctccTAGAAAAGGATCCTCAGAAACGATTGGGCACGTCGGGTTGCACAGCCGGTGACATTGTCGACCAGCCTTTTTTCAAGACCATCAACTGGGACAAACTGGACCGTAAAGAGATTGAACCGCCTTTCAAACCTAGAGTG CGGCACATCTTGGACGTCCAGTACTTTGACTCGGCTTTCACCATCGAGAAACCCCAGCTGACGCCAGTCGACAAGGACATCTTGGCATCTATGGACCAAACCCAGTTTCGGGGCTTTTCCTACACCAACCCAAACACCActgactga
- the LOC130695291 gene encoding uncharacterized protein LOC130695291 isoform X1: MAGRSYGYNFGSSSSPYSFSSNYNSGPSYHLTSSSGYGSSASRILSGFGSSSAVSSSFSSSFDLPRPKSFGIKPALHYHSPCRIIKSSYMPSISEGYTFNSRPTPPPSSPYRPLPSSTFSSTLIGSGGTGNRAASDASYRRMNVRNTANIDVVNRPPSRQDKQPRQTLNNNCSSSNRSEPYEASRPPAYSTPIQRDFTVGTLKRGRKVIRLQTNRLPSPETIAAEKPEEKKVERVCDEITSLDICEDKEDKSPKCKTAMRTYGGAERTALPVAPAVTASPPAEAMPSQKVALTPGEKMKKKYMLLSRKGPQKTIEPAIHHNRLAEPTPPVTAVADVCTVSPVSLPKQTSPEPPIRRPPPTNEIAVSSPVAIPAVRAVKASAPLPVKLVSPSKDSGLGSSPVVLIPPVYNPHYRDPKIKFLPRPQQICNVNCHKKCERHMPNLCGVNQKLLAEALSSVKRGSSNKSPPTSVKSESSSKTKKSTKNSQSTIRSSEDTTSGGSTSSADEDDSTDSDSDGRTGKRPGVTGVGGSGSSNATTSSTSLSSVPARCEPPIKTKPKFRKYGYDDFQLVKVLGKGSFGKVMLAELKGTGSYFAIKCLKKDVVLEDDDVECTMIERKVLALGTKHPYLCHLFCTFQTESHLFFVMEYLNGGDLMFHIQQSGRFEQDRARFYAAEIVSGLKFLHKKGIVYRDLKLDNILLDYEGHVRIADFGMCKLQIYLDRTADTFCGTPDYMAPEIIKGLKYNQCVDWWSFGVLLYEMVVGQSPFNGCDEDELFWCICNEQAYYPRFLAKETKAVLVLLLEKDPQKRLGTSGCTAGDIVDQPFFKTINWDKLDRKEIEPPFKPRVRHILDVQYFDSAFTIEKPQLTPVDKDILASMDQTQFRGFSYTNPNTTD, from the exons ATGGCCGGCCGTAGCTATGGCTATAATTTCGGCTCTTCTTCATCGCCGTATTCGTTCAGTTCGAATTACAACAGCGGGCCGTCTTACCATCTGACCTCTTCGTCTGGTTACGGATCTTCAGCCAGCCGGATCTTGTCCGGTTTCGGAAGCAGTTCGGCCGTTTCGTCTAGTTTCTCGTCATCGTTCGATCTTCCCCGACCGAAATCGTTTGGAATTAAACCGGCGTTGCATTACCACTCTCCTTGTCGCATCATCAAGTCGAGTTACATGCCCTCCATTTCGGAAGGCTACACTTTCAATTCACGACCAACACCGCCACCATCATCCCCGTACCGTCCTCTCCCGTCATCGACGTTTTCCTCGACGTTGATCGGGTCAGGTGGCACTGGAAACCGAGCTGCAAGTGACGCTAGTTACCGTCGAATGAACGTGCGTAACACGGCCAACATAGACGTGGTGAATCGTCCGCCATCGCGACAGGACAAACAGCCGCGTCAGACATTGAATAATAACTGTAGTAGCAGTAATCGATCAGAACCGTACGAGGCCTCGCGTCCGCCAGCCTACAGTACCCCGATCCAACGTGATTTTACGGTGGGCACGTTAAAGCGCGGCCGGAAGGTCATCCGCCTTCAAACGAATCGTCTGCCCAGTCCTGAAACGATCGCCGCAGAGAAGCCAGAAGAGAAGAAAGTCGAGCGAGTTTGCGATGAGATAACGAGCCTTGATATTTGCGAAGACAAGGAAGACAAGAGTCCAAAATGCAAAACAGCCATGCGAACGTACGGTGGGGCAGAACGCACAGCGTTGCCGGTAGCTCCGGCTGTGACGGCATCTCCTCCGGCGGAGGCGATGCCGTCACAGAAGGTGGCGTTGACCCCTGgtgaaaaaatgaagaagaaatatatgCTCTTATCAAGAAAAGGTCCTCAAAAGACGATCGAGCCGGCCATCCATCACAACCGATTGGCGGAACCTACTCCGCCCGTGACGGCAGTAGCTGATGTTTGCACCGTCAGTCCGGTTTCTTTGCCCAAGCAAACGTCACCCGAGCCGCCAATTCGTAGGCCTCCGCCAACCAATGAAATCGCAGTCTCATCTCCTGTAGCGATTCCAGCTGTACGCGCCGTCAAAGCTTCAGCTCCTTTACCGGTGAAGCTCGTGAGTCCCAGCAAAGATTCGGGATTGGGCTCATCACCGGTGGTCCTCATACCGCCAGTTTATAATCCGCACTATCGCGAtccgaaaatcaaatttcttcCACGTCCGCAACAAA TCTGCAATGTCAACTGCCACAAGAAATGCGAGCGGCATATGCCAAACCTGTGCGGCGTCAACCAGAAACTCTTGGCCGAGGCTCTTTCTTCAGTCAAACGAG GTAGCAGTAATAAGTCGCCACCGACATCGGTCAAGTCGGAGTCATCGTCGAAAACGAAGAAGTCGACCAAGAACTCGCAATCGACAATCCGCTCCAGTGAGGACACGACGTCCGGTGGCTCAACATCTTCAGCCGACGAGGACGACTCGACAGATTCGGACAGCGACGGACGTACGGGAAAACGGCCTGGCGTAACAGGGGTTGGAGGTAGCGGCAGTAGTAATGCGACAACCAGCAGCACGTCCTTGTCTTCGGTTCCAGCTCGTTGCGAACCGCCCATCAAGACCAAACCGAAATTCCGCAAGTACGGATACGACGATTTCCAGCTGGTCAAAGTCCTAGGCAAGGGAAGCTTTGGCAAG GTGATGCTGGCCGAACTGAAAGGTACCGGCTCTTACTTTGCCATTAAATGCCTGAAAAAAGATGTAGTGCTGGAAGACGACGATGTCGAGTGCACCATGATCGAGCGCAAAGTCCTGGCGCTCGGCACCAAACATCCCTATCTCTGCCACCTGTTCTGCACTTTCCAAACAGAG TCCCACCTGTTCTTTGTGATGGAGTATTTGAACGGGGGCGACTTGATGTTCCACATTCAGCAGAGCGGCCGATTCGAACAGGACAGAGCCCGGTTTTACGCGGCCGAAATCGTTTCCGGACTCAAATTCCTACACAAGAAAGGCATCGTCTACCG AGACCTGAAACTGGACAACATCCTTTTGGACTACGAGGGTCACGTCCGCATCGCCGATTTCGGCATGTGTAAACTGCAAATCTACCTGGATCGGACGGCAGACACTTTTTGCGGCACGCCCGACTACATGGCTCCCGAA ATCATTAAAGGTCTCAAGTACAACCAATGCGTTGATTGGTGGTCGTTCGGCGTCCTCCTGTACGAGATGGTGGTTGGACAATCGCCGTTTAATGGCTGCGATGAAGACGAACTCTTCTGGTGTATCTGTAACGAGCAGGCTTACTATCCTCGTTTCCTAGCCAAAGAAACTAAAGCCGTCCTTGTCCTG ctccTAGAAAAGGATCCTCAGAAACGATTGGGCACGTCGGGTTGCACAGCCGGTGACATTGTCGACCAGCCTTTTTTCAAGACCATCAACTGGGACAAACTGGACCGTAAAGAGATTGAACCGCCTTTCAAACCTAGAGTG CGGCACATCTTGGACGTCCAGTACTTTGACTCGGCTTTCACCATCGAGAAACCCCAGCTGACGCCAGTCGACAAGGACATCTTGGCATCTATGGACCAAACCCAGTTTCGGGGCTTTTCCTACACCAACCCAAACACCActgactga